Proteins from a genomic interval of Lelliottia amnigena:
- a CDS encoding phage P2 GpU family protein → MMMVLGLYVFMLRTVPYQELQYQRSWRHAANNRVNRRPSTQFLGPDNDSLTLSGVLLPEVTGGRLSLLALEQMAELGKAWPLIEGSGTIYGMFVIEILSQTKTEFFESGMPRRIEFTLTLKRVDESLSDMFGSLSDQLSNLQDTATSAIGKVKNMAGGLLS, encoded by the coding sequence ATGATGATGGTGCTGGGTTTGTACGTGTTTATGCTGCGCACCGTGCCCTATCAGGAGCTGCAGTATCAGCGCAGCTGGCGGCACGCCGCCAACAACCGGGTGAACCGTCGTCCGTCCACGCAGTTTCTTGGCCCGGATAACGATTCCCTGACGCTTTCCGGCGTGCTGCTGCCGGAAGTCACCGGCGGCAGGCTGTCTCTGCTGGCACTGGAGCAGATGGCGGAGCTGGGCAAAGCGTGGCCGCTGATTGAGGGGAGCGGCACTATCTATGGCATGTTTGTGATCGAGATTCTGAGTCAGACCAAAACGGAGTTTTTCGAAAGCGGAATGCCGCGGCGGATTGAGTTTACGCTGACCCTGAAACGGGTGGATGAGTCGCTTTCGGATATGTTCGGCAGTCTGAGCGATCAGCTCAGCAACCTGCAGGACACGGCGACGTCTGCGATTGGCAAAGTGAAAAATATGGCGGGAGGGCTGCTGTCATGA